One Halarcobacter ebronensis genomic window carries:
- a CDS encoding DUF507 family protein, with the protein MRMKLHHTPYVSRRISRDLANCSFVEIRRTKDEITDEIEKILDEDIENEYALDEKVSEILEGQEENIEFYNADYRQLFWLTKKRMANDFGVILNNEDRFSDIAHRILDYLWEEDYIHYTCSDNQVKNVIFASISEFLKGFEKADDAVMEKIKHYKRKLIPGTDEYDIVYHRLYEEELIKRGLM; encoded by the coding sequence ATGAGAATGAAGTTACATCATACACCATATGTTTCAAGAAGAATTTCAAGAGATTTAGCAAATTGCTCTTTTGTAGAGATTAGAAGAACAAAAGATGAAATTACAGATGAAATTGAAAAAATTCTTGATGAAGACATTGAAAATGAGTATGCATTAGACGAAAAAGTAAGTGAGATTTTAGAGGGACAAGAAGAGAATATTGAGTTTTATAATGCCGACTATAGACAGTTATTTTGGCTAACTAAAAAGAGAATGGCTAATGACTTTGGTGTAATTTTAAATAATGAAGATAGATTTTCTGACATTGCACATAGAATTTTAGATTATTTATGGGAAGAGGATTATATTCACTATACTTGTTCAGATAATCAAGTAAAAAACGTAATTTTTGCTTCAATAAGTGAATTCTTAAAAGGTTTTGAAAAAGCTGATGATGCAGTTATGGAAAAAATAAAACACTATAAAAGAAAGTTGATACCAGGTACTGATGAATATGATATTGTATATCATAGACTATATGAGGAAGAACTAATTAAAAGAGGATTGATGTAA
- the carA gene encoding glutamine-hydrolyzing carbamoyl-phosphate synthase small subunit — translation MQKVWIYIENGTYLEAESFGATGTSVGEIVFNTSLTGYQEIITDPSYAGQFITFTMPEIGNVGVNKNDMESSKAHCKGVFVRNYHHEYSSFRGENDLASLLKDNNVLGICNIDTRYLTKMIRDEGAMMMIASTEISNKDELAKMLKDSPRIEDINYIKEVTTKEPYVHKYGAWDHQKMAYKKAMMSDKKVIAIDFGIKRNILNELVEAGLEVEVVPASFKAEDLIARYEAGEIGGIFLSNGPGDPLTLTQEKAQLQKLIDKNIPIFAICLGHQMLSIAHGFDTYKLKFGQHGGNHPVANSDTKIVEITAQNHNYNVPDNIVEIADITHINLFDNTIEGVKYKNKPIFSVQHHPEASPGPHESKYIFGEFAKIVK, via the coding sequence ATGCAAAAAGTATGGATTTATATCGAAAATGGTACATATTTAGAGGCGGAGTCTTTTGGTGCAACGGGAACTTCTGTTGGTGAGATTGTATTTAATACTTCTTTAACAGGGTATCAAGAGATTATAACAGATCCAAGTTATGCAGGACAATTTATCACTTTTACAATGCCAGAGATTGGAAATGTGGGAGTAAATAAAAATGATATGGAGAGTTCAAAAGCTCACTGTAAAGGTGTGTTTGTAAGAAATTATCACCATGAATACTCTAGTTTTAGAGGTGAAAATGATTTAGCTTCATTATTAAAAGATAACAATGTTCTTGGAATTTGTAATATTGATACTAGATATTTAACAAAAATGATAAGAGATGAAGGGGCTATGATGATGATAGCTTCAACAGAAATCTCAAACAAAGATGAATTGGCAAAAATGCTAAAAGATAGCCCTAGAATTGAAGATATCAATTATATAAAAGAGGTTACTACAAAAGAGCCTTATGTACATAAATATGGTGCATGGGATCATCAAAAAATGGCATATAAAAAAGCAATGATGAGTGATAAAAAAGTTATTGCAATAGATTTTGGTATTAAAAGAAATATCTTAAATGAGCTTGTTGAAGCAGGACTTGAAGTAGAAGTTGTACCAGCTTCTTTTAAAGCAGAAGATCTAATAGCTAGATATGAAGCTGGAGAGATTGGAGGAATTTTCCTTTCAAATGGACCAGGAGATCCTCTAACATTAACCCAAGAGAAAGCTCAACTTCAAAAACTTATAGATAAAAATATCCCTATTTTTGCTATTTGTTTAGGACACCAAATGCTTTCAATTGCTCATGGGTTTGATACATATAAACTAAAATTTGGACAACACGGTGGAAACCATCCTGTTGCAAATTCTGATACAAAAATAGTTGAGATAACAGCGCAAAATCATAACTATAATGTACCTGATAATATAGTAGAAATTGCAGATATAACACATATAAATCTATTTGACAACACTATTGAGGGTGTCAAATATAAAAATAAACCTATTTTCTCAGTACAACATCACCCTGAGGCTAGTCCGGGACCGCATGAGTCAAAATATATTTTCGGCGAATTCGCAAAAATAGTGAAATAG
- a CDS encoding toll/interleukin-1 receptor domain-containing protein — protein MAGVFLSHSSVNKPFARRLGNDLRQYGAKVWIDEAEIKIGDSLIEKISEGLSETDFVIVLLSKASCESEWVKKEVNIALNKEIYGKQVVVLPCLIEDCNIPLFLIDKKYADFRDSTKYVQHRQELISTMGLAEKSDDDLFLDQHIFYDLEDLNDGFDADTIRYFSKSDFQKVLERVKMFNINIYGIEPWPNKEFYNVIVYEEFGKEANDSEWYYEAFEKFVKEGVEDYFSASYGVPQELIEIFKK, from the coding sequence ATGGCAGGTGTTTTTTTAAGTCATTCCTCTGTTAATAAACCATTTGCTAGAAGACTAGGAAATGATTTAAGGCAGTATGGGGCGAAGGTATGGATTGATGAAGCTGAAATTAAAATTGGTGATTCATTAATTGAAAAAATTTCAGAAGGATTATCTGAAACAGATTTTGTCATCGTACTACTGTCAAAAGCTTCTTGTGAATCAGAATGGGTCAAAAAAGAAGTTAATATTGCTTTAAATAAAGAGATTTATGGGAAACAAGTTGTTGTACTTCCTTGTTTAATTGAGGATTGTAATATACCTTTATTTTTAATTGATAAAAAATATGCAGATTTTAGGGATAGTACAAAGTATGTTCAACATAGACAAGAACTAATTTCAACTATGGGATTAGCCGAAAAATCAGATGATGATTTATTTTTAGATCAGCATATATTTTATGATTTAGAAGATTTAAATGACGGATTTGATGCAGATACAATAAGATATTTTTCAAAATCTGATTTTCAAAAAGTATTAGAAAGGGTAAAAATGTTTAATATAAATATTTATGGCATTGAACCTTGGCCTAATAAAGAATTTTATAATGTTATTGTTTATGAAGAATTTGGAAAAGAGGCTAATGATTCTGAGTGGTATTATGAAGCATTTGAAAAGTTTGTAAAAGAAGGTGTAGAGGATTATTTTTCAGCTTCTTATGGTGTGCCTCAAGAATTAATTGAGATATTTAAGAAGTAA
- a CDS encoding type II toxin-antitoxin system PemK/MazF family toxin: MEEDFDRWNRIKKDTHKKINSVGFKQREIFWLRLGQNIGNEEYGKGNEFQRPVLIVRKLTKDIFVGLPLTSTLKENDYFHQFSYNTKKGLVENSAMILQLKTFDKNRLMTRIGMINKIDFAKINEKISRLFIPSKD; the protein is encoded by the coding sequence ATGGAAGAAGATTTTGATAGATGGAATAGGATAAAAAAAGATACTCATAAGAAAATAAATAGTGTAGGTTTTAAACAGCGTGAAATTTTTTGGTTAAGACTTGGACAAAATATTGGTAATGAAGAGTATGGCAAAGGAAATGAATTTCAAAGACCTGTCTTAATTGTAAGAAAATTAACAAAGGATATTTTTGTTGGCTTACCTTTAACGAGCACCTTAAAAGAGAATGATTATTTTCATCAGTTTTCGTATAATACAAAAAAAGGCTTAGTAGAAAATTCTGCTATGATTCTTCAATTAAAAACATTTGATAAAAATAGACTAATGACAAGAATTGGAATGATAAATAAAATAGATTTTGCGAAAATAAATGAAAAAATTTCTAGATTGTTTATCCCGTCTAAAGACTAG
- the lsrK gene encoding autoinducer-2 kinase encodes MQYLMAIDAGTGSIRAVIFDTKGKQISSFQEEWTHLEENGIANSMSFDFETNWQLTKKCIKTAIDKASINPEDILAVSATSMREAIALYDKDGNELWGVANVDARAYKEVKYLKTSFENIEEKFYKTSGQTFALGALPRILWLKNNKPELYEKVTTISMIGDWILAKLSGVIATDPSNAGTTGIFSLKNRVWDSSMAKEIGIKDDIFCPCYEVGTVIGNVTQKASHETTLSVNTKVVTGGGDVQLGSAGLGVVEVGQVAILGGSFWQQIVNIPSDILPPKDMSLRINPHVIPEQSQAECITFFCGLIMRWFRDAFCDLEKIEAKKQNKDPYEILEENAKDVPVGSYGIMPIFSDTMNYGKWYHASPSFINLNLNPNICNKASMFKALQENACIVSAINLEKVKNFTKSEFDTIVFAGGASKGKLWCQTLADVTGCKIKIPKVTEATALGAVMSAAVGAGIYKDLKSAAKELVVWDKEYLPNMENKKLYDEIKEKWQEVYKKQLELVDQGLATSMWKAPGL; translated from the coding sequence ATGCAATATTTAATGGCAATTGATGCAGGGACAGGAAGTATAAGAGCTGTTATTTTTGATACAAAAGGTAAGCAAATCTCATCTTTTCAAGAGGAGTGGACGCACCTAGAAGAAAACGGCATAGCAAATAGTATGAGCTTTGACTTTGAGACAAACTGGCAATTAACAAAAAAATGTATTAAAACTGCTATAGATAAAGCATCAATTAACCCTGAAGATATCTTAGCTGTTAGTGCCACAAGTATGAGAGAAGCTATAGCTTTATATGATAAAGATGGGAATGAACTTTGGGGTGTTGCAAATGTTGATGCAAGAGCCTACAAAGAAGTAAAATATCTAAAAACCTCTTTTGAAAATATTGAAGAGAAGTTTTATAAAACCTCTGGACAGACCTTTGCCCTTGGTGCACTTCCTAGAATCTTATGGCTTAAAAACAATAAACCTGAACTTTATGAAAAAGTTACAACTATCTCTATGATAGGGGACTGGATATTAGCAAAACTTTCAGGTGTAATAGCAACTGACCCTAGTAACGCAGGAACAACTGGAATCTTCTCACTAAAAAATAGAGTTTGGGATAGCTCTATGGCAAAAGAGATTGGAATAAAAGATGATATCTTCTGTCCTTGTTATGAGGTTGGAACAGTAATTGGAAATGTTACACAAAAAGCAAGCCATGAGACCACATTAAGTGTAAATACAAAAGTTGTAACAGGTGGTGGAGATGTACAGCTGGGAAGTGCTGGACTTGGAGTTGTGGAAGTTGGACAAGTTGCCATCTTAGGTGGCTCTTTTTGGCAACAAATAGTAAATATCCCAAGTGACATTTTACCACCAAAAGATATGAGCCTTAGAATCAATCCCCATGTTATCCCAGAGCAATCCCAAGCAGAGTGTATCACTTTCTTTTGTGGTCTTATAATGAGATGGTTTAGAGATGCCTTTTGTGATTTGGAAAAAATTGAAGCAAAAAAACAAAATAAAGATCCCTATGAGATTCTAGAAGAGAATGCAAAAGATGTACCAGTAGGCTCATATGGAATTATGCCAATATTTAGTGATACTATGAATTATGGTAAATGGTACCATGCAAGCCCAAGTTTTATAAACCTAAACCTTAATCCAAATATTTGCAATAAAGCTTCAATGTTTAAAGCCTTGCAAGAGAATGCTTGTATAGTTAGTGCCATAAACTTAGAAAAAGTAAAAAACTTTACAAAAAGTGAATTTGATACAATAGTATTTGCAGGAGGCGCTAGTAAAGGAAAACTTTGGTGCCAAACCCTAGCAGATGTAACAGGGTGTAAAATCAAAATACCAAAAGTAACAGAAGCCACAGCCTTGGGAGCAGTAATGAGTGCAGCAGTTGGCGCAGGAATATATAAAGACCTTAAAAGTGCCGCAAAAGAGCTTGTAGTATGGGATAAAGAGTATTTACCGAATATGGAAAATAAAAAGCTATATGATGAGATAAAAGAGAAATGGCAAGAGGTGTATAAAAAGCAGTTGGAACTTGTGGATCAAGGATTAGCTACTTCTATGTGGAAAGCACCAGGACTTTAA
- a CDS encoding class II aldolase/adducin family protein — MQNLWNQEKASSLKTDLEFRVYTSNLLGQSDELVLHGGGNTSVKSKVDGEDILYVKGSGWDLVSIKEEGFAPVKLDVLKEMAKLKTLSDSDMVSQQKAAMIDKSAPNPSVEAILHAIIPYKFVDHTHADAVVTISNSKTGIENIKKIFPNFLIVPYVMPGFILAKKIYEMCKDINWESCEGIILHNHGIFTFDDDAKKSYDKMIAAVSLAEEFLEKNASLKIEKFMPRFEVNLEELQKILSQEKGYEVSLKINQSALSLHYASQNNLNAFATRGVLTPEHIIRTKREPLILEDKDIQKAIDRYKKSYIEYFNKFAKDEVMLNPSPNWIVVKNYGTITIGKTEKEANIIDDIITHTMNAVLKADKLGGYESISLKDSFEMEYWELEQAKLKK; from the coding sequence ATGCAAAATCTGTGGAATCAAGAAAAAGCATCATCTCTTAAAACTGATTTAGAGTTTAGAGTATATACATCAAATCTTTTAGGACAAAGTGATGAGCTAGTTCTACATGGCGGTGGTAACACTTCTGTAAAATCAAAAGTTGATGGAGAAGATATTCTTTATGTAAAAGGAAGTGGCTGGGATTTAGTAAGTATAAAAGAGGAAGGATTTGCCCCTGTAAAACTTGATGTACTAAAAGAGATGGCTAAGTTAAAGACTCTTAGTGATTCTGATATGGTTAGTCAACAAAAAGCTGCTATGATAGACAAAAGTGCTCCTAATCCATCAGTTGAAGCAATTCTACATGCCATTATTCCATATAAATTTGTAGATCATACCCATGCTGATGCAGTGGTTACTATCTCAAATAGTAAAACAGGAATAGAAAATATAAAAAAAATCTTCCCAAATTTCCTAATAGTTCCTTATGTAATGCCTGGATTTATTTTGGCTAAAAAGATTTATGAGATGTGCAAAGATATCAATTGGGAAAGTTGTGAGGGGATAATCTTACACAATCATGGGATTTTTACCTTTGATGATGATGCAAAAAAATCTTATGACAAAATGATTGCTGCTGTTAGTTTAGCGGAAGAGTTTTTGGAAAAAAATGCGAGTTTAAAAATAGAAAAATTTATGCCAAGATTTGAGGTAAACTTAGAAGAGCTTCAAAAAATATTATCACAAGAAAAAGGGTATGAAGTATCTTTAAAAATAAATCAATCTGCCTTATCTTTACACTATGCAAGTCAAAATAACCTAAACGCCTTTGCCACAAGAGGAGTTCTAACACCTGAGCATATTATTAGAACAAAAAGAGAACCACTTATTTTAGAAGATAAAGATATTCAAAAAGCAATAGATAGATATAAAAAGAGCTATATAGAGTATTTTAATAAGTTTGCAAAAGATGAAGTTATGTTAAATCCAAGTCCAAACTGGATAGTAGTAAAAAACTACGGAACTATAACCATTGGAAAAACTGAAAAAGAGGCAAATATTATTGATGATATTATAACCCATACTATGAATGCAGTCTTAAAAGCAGATAAGCTTGGTGGATATGAAAGTATTAGTCTAAAAGATAGCTTTGAGATGGAGTATTGGGAACTAGAACAGGCAAAACTGAAAAAGTAG
- a CDS encoding putative quinol monooxygenase — MTITKRVTFIAKEGCEDIMKDLLTAMVEPSKAEPGVIFYNIFQCTENRRKFYAVESWANQEALAGHAKTEHYAVYKSTYEQYCEDKYTEHLEILG; from the coding sequence ATGACTATTACAAAAAGAGTTACATTTATAGCAAAAGAGGGATGTGAAGATATTATGAAAGATCTTTTAACTGCTATGGTAGAACCAAGCAAAGCTGAACCTGGAGTGATTTTTTATAATATTTTTCAATGCACTGAAAATAGAAGAAAGTTTTATGCTGTTGAGTCTTGGGCTAACCAAGAGGCTTTAGCAGGACATGCAAAAACAGAGCACTATGCAGTTTATAAATCAACTTATGAGCAGTACTGTGAAGATAAATATACTGAGCATTTAGAGATTTTAGGTTAA
- a CDS encoding DMT family transporter → MENKKNAIIIFLLLGIIWGSNFIYMKWASELITPLQVVFLRVLFGFIPVLVYAYYKKAIKIEHLKYSFHFFVMSLLGTTVYYYFFVKATSLLLSGVTGALSGSIPLFAFILAVVFLKDEKFDKRIVGILVGILGVILIAKPFEANIFESNLEGIMDIILGSLIVGSSFVYAKKFVMPLKIHFSALTTYQLGFALLTLLVVTKWEGISNITTSTHVFLGTVVGLGLLGTGLAFVLYYYIIEHLGAVTAASTTYLPPVVALIIGYFFIGEDIDLIDCLGTVLIFIGVFIVNKRK, encoded by the coding sequence ATGGAAAACAAAAAAAATGCCATTATCATATTTTTACTTCTTGGAATAATTTGGGGAAGTAATTTTATCTATATGAAATGGGCTAGTGAGTTGATAACTCCACTTCAAGTAGTATTTTTAAGAGTTCTATTTGGCTTTATCCCTGTATTAGTTTATGCATATTACAAAAAAGCTATAAAAATTGAACATTTAAAATACAGTTTTCATTTTTTTGTAATGTCTTTACTTGGTACAACTGTATATTATTATTTTTTTGTAAAAGCAACTTCTTTACTCTTATCCGGAGTAACAGGAGCCTTAAGTGGTTCGATTCCTCTATTTGCTTTTATATTAGCTGTGGTATTTCTAAAAGATGAAAAGTTTGATAAAAGAATAGTTGGAATCTTAGTTGGTATATTAGGTGTAATACTAATTGCAAAACCTTTTGAAGCAAATATTTTTGAATCAAACCTAGAAGGTATAATGGATATTATTTTAGGTTCTTTGATAGTGGGTTCCTCTTTTGTTTATGCAAAAAAATTTGTAATGCCTTTAAAAATCCATTTTTCAGCTTTAACTACCTATCAGTTGGGTTTTGCACTTTTAACGCTTCTTGTTGTAACAAAGTGGGAAGGTATCTCTAATATAACAACAAGTACACATGTGTTTTTAGGAACAGTAGTTGGCTTAGGATTACTTGGTACAGGATTGGCTTTTGTTTTATATTATTATATAATAGAACATTTAGGAGCAGTTACAGCAGCTTCTACAACATATTTACCACCTGTTGTAGCATTGATAATAGGATATTTTTTTATAGGTGAAGATATTGATTTAATTGATTGTTTAGGGACAGTTTTGATTTTTATAGGGGTTTTTATAGTGAATAAAAGAAAATAA
- a CDS encoding phosphatidylglycerophosphatase A, with translation MRKLFLTLFYSGLSPKAPGTVGSFVALILGMFLIKYIPESTLFLLAFLISVIAAKEIDKYEKEVGVHDGKEIVIDELAGMWIALSICGINQENFYILSALAFVFFRVFDIWKPSIIGKIDREVKGGWGVMGDDIVAGFAGGVAAAGVYQLLVYFVL, from the coding sequence ATGAGAAAACTTTTTTTAACACTCTTTTATAGTGGTCTTAGTCCAAAAGCTCCTGGAACTGTAGGCTCATTTGTAGCTTTAATTTTAGGTATGTTTTTAATTAAATATATTCCTGAATCAACACTTTTTCTTTTGGCATTTTTAATAAGCGTAATTGCTGCAAAAGAGATTGATAAGTATGAAAAAGAGGTTGGTGTGCACGATGGTAAAGAGATTGTTATAGATGAACTTGCAGGTATGTGGATAGCTCTTTCTATATGTGGAATCAATCAAGAAAATTTTTATATTCTTAGTGCACTTGCATTTGTATTTTTTAGAGTTTTTGATATTTGGAAACCCTCTATTATTGGGAAAATAGATAGAGAAGTAAAAGGTGGCTGGGGAGTAATGGGAGATGATATAGTTGCTGGATTTGCTGGTGGAGTTGCAGCAGCAGGAGTTTATCAACTTTTAGTATATTTTGTTTTATAG
- a CDS encoding response regulator, whose translation MNILIIESEIYLAQKVVSRLLDDGHNCDFVESPNIENLTKDYDIILLSTSLPGPLCKTIIRRYSDSIIILLVSYISDETVTDPIKEGAKDYIMKPFIMDELVRKIYHYRECRSLRKELQTLRDYQSFQFLNVDTSGAVLPTTFPLLIETNSQISADKLAFDLSRKLDLQIKFISLSSDNWQKQVNERFNGMLYLTDYHALKKSSKDNLIRVIEDKKAILVSLESEDEFPFTKIEFQKNEQIIPTNSIMTINDYVKMIVVSYQGKYPDTELSKKLGISRKSLWEKRKKLGIEKKNK comes from the coding sequence ATGAATATATTAATAATTGAAAGTGAAATCTACTTGGCACAGAAAGTTGTATCAAGATTGTTAGATGATGGACATAATTGTGATTTTGTTGAGTCTCCAAATATTGAGAATTTGACAAAAGATTATGACATTATTCTATTATCAACTTCACTTCCAGGACCTTTGTGCAAAACAATTATTAGAAGATATAGTGACTCTATTATTATTCTTTTAGTTTCATATATCTCAGATGAAACTGTAACTGACCCAATAAAAGAGGGTGCAAAAGATTATATAATGAAACCTTTTATAATGGATGAATTGGTTAGAAAAATATATCACTATAGAGAGTGCAGATCATTAAGAAAAGAGTTACAAACATTAAGGGATTATCAAAGTTTTCAATTTTTGAATGTTGATACTTCAGGTGCGGTTTTACCAACAACTTTTCCTCTGCTTATAGAAACAAATTCACAAATAAGTGCAGATAAATTAGCTTTTGATTTATCAAGAAAACTTGATTTACAAATAAAATTTATCTCTCTTAGTAGTGATAATTGGCAAAAACAAGTTAATGAAAGATTTAATGGGATGCTTTATCTAACTGATTATCATGCTTTGAAGAAAAGCTCAAAAGATAATTTAATTAGAGTAATAGAAGATAAAAAAGCTATATTGGTCTCTTTGGAGAGTGAAGATGAGTTTCCTTTTACAAAAATTGAGTTCCAAAAAAATGAACAAATAATCCCTACTAATAGTATTATGACAATCAATGATTATGTAAAAATGATTGTTGTTTCATATCAAGGTAAATATCCAGATACTGAGCTTTCTAAAAAACTGGGAATCTCAAGAAAATCACTCTGGGAAAAAAGAAAAAAATTAGGAATTGAGAAAAAAAATAAATGA
- a CDS encoding bifunctional 2-C-methyl-D-erythritol 4-phosphate cytidylyltransferase/2-C-methyl-D-erythritol 2,4-cyclodiphosphate synthase has protein sequence MSDITLIVLSAGNSSRFQLTAKKQWLRVDNTPLWLFVTNRLKDFYPFQNVIITSHPDELEYMKNFTDDFVFVEGGNSRQESMKNALKKVTTKYVMVTDVARVCIPKKVIEDLIASKDDADCIVPTLSVSDTVVYESNTINREEVKLIQTPQLSKSDTLRKALETTVEFTDDSSAIKAIGGSIKYIEGDIASKKLTINSDISEITCLKPPSNNFFTGTGFDIHPFEENKKMFLGGVNIDVHYGFKAHSDGDVLIHSLIDALLGAVGAGDIGEFFPDTSEKYKNIDSKILLNNIVEFICNVGYEIVNIDLTIIAQKPKINPYKQEIKATIAKLLNLEKQFVNIKATTAEKLGFIGREEGVAVQSIATLKYYDWTKK, from the coding sequence GTGTCAGATATTACATTAATTGTGCTAAGTGCTGGAAACTCCTCAAGATTCCAACTGACGGCAAAGAAACAATGGCTTAGAGTTGATAATACTCCATTGTGGTTATTTGTTACAAATAGATTAAAAGATTTTTATCCCTTTCAAAATGTTATTATTACCTCACATCCTGATGAATTAGAGTATATGAAAAATTTTACAGATGATTTTGTATTTGTAGAAGGTGGAAATAGTAGACAAGAGTCTATGAAAAATGCCCTAAAAAAAGTTACAACTAAATATGTAATGGTAACAGATGTAGCAAGAGTTTGTATTCCAAAAAAAGTTATTGAGGATTTGATTGCTTCAAAAGATGATGCTGATTGCATAGTACCTACATTAAGTGTTAGCGATACAGTAGTCTATGAAAGTAACACAATTAACAGAGAAGAAGTAAAACTAATCCAAACACCTCAACTATCAAAAAGTGATACTTTAAGAAAAGCCTTAGAGACAACTGTTGAGTTTACTGATGATAGTTCAGCTATTAAAGCGATTGGTGGTTCTATTAAATATATAGAAGGAGATATTGCAAGTAAAAAGTTGACTATAAATAGTGATATTTCTGAAATTACTTGTTTAAAACCCCCTTCAAATAACTTCTTTACTGGAACTGGTTTTGATATTCACCCTTTTGAAGAGAATAAAAAAATGTTTTTAGGTGGAGTAAATATTGATGTACATTATGGGTTTAAAGCTCATAGTGATGGAGATGTACTTATCCATTCATTAATTGATGCTTTATTAGGTGCAGTAGGCGCTGGAGATATTGGTGAGTTTTTCCCTGACACAAGTGAAAAATATAAAAATATTGATTCAAAAATTCTACTTAATAATATAGTTGAATTTATCTGCAATGTTGGTTATGAAATAGTAAATATTGACCTAACAATAATTGCTCAAAAACCAAAAATCAATCCATATAAACAAGAGATTAAAGCAACTATTGCAAAATTGTTAAATCTTGAAAAGCAATTTGTTAATATTAAAGCAACAACTGCTGAAAAATTGGGATTTATTGGTAGAGAAGAAGGTGTTGCAGTACAAAGTATTGCCACATTAAAATACTATGATTGGACGAAAAAATGA
- a CDS encoding HDOD domain-containing protein: MKKLIIEKIDSLPPLPKSVLELEEFRKMPNQEPLDLLKIIEKDPLIITTVLRVANSAMFGFVSEVETPSRAISLLGVNFTISIALGTVIQSLINTNLDAYNVTTDDFIFSSNLASSLVNSWVSKISFDLKEELLLPAFLQEVGKFVISEIIDETGRKEDFRSRLDISRNISTVEKEFLGYTCARITANIFKHWNLSHNLIFTIGFVEDLENCPKEYLQKVKILEIIKILCDMRSPLSDQNIQRALNKANEYGIDAELLLQSIDTIKFKLENSL, encoded by the coding sequence ATGAAGAAACTTATTATCGAAAAGATTGATTCATTACCACCACTTCCAAAGAGTGTTCTAGAGTTAGAAGAGTTTAGAAAAATGCCTAATCAAGAACCTTTAGATTTGCTAAAGATTATTGAGAAGGATCCTTTAATCATTACAACTGTTTTAAGAGTTGCAAACTCTGCGATGTTTGGCTTTGTAAGTGAAGTTGAGACTCCTAGTCGAGCAATTTCATTACTTGGAGTTAATTTTACTATATCAATCGCGCTTGGAACTGTAATTCAAAGCCTTATAAATACAAATTTAGACGCATATAATGTCACCACTGATGATTTTATATTCTCTTCAAATTTGGCTTCTTCTTTAGTAAATAGTTGGGTTTCAAAAATTAGCTTTGATTTAAAAGAGGAGCTTTTATTACCTGCTTTTTTACAAGAAGTTGGTAAATTTGTAATATCTGAAATCATTGATGAAACTGGAAGAAAAGAGGATTTTAGAAGTAGACTTGACATAAGTAGAAATATTTCAACAGTAGAAAAAGAGTTTCTTGGATATACATGTGCAAGAATCACAGCTAATATATTTAAACATTGGAACTTAAGCCACAATCTAATTTTTACAATTGGTTTTGTAGAAGATTTAGAAAATTGTCCAAAAGAGTACTTACAAAAAGTAAAAATTTTAGAGATTATAAAAATTTTATGTGATATGAGAAGTCCTCTATCTGATCAGAATATACAAAGAGCACTTAATAAAGCCAATGAATATGGTATTGACGCTGAATTATTACTACAATCAATAGACACCATTAAATTTAAACTAGAAAATAGTCTTTAA